Proteins from one methanogenic archaeon mixed culture ISO4-G1 genomic window:
- a CDS encoding cysteine synthase translates to MPIYDSIIETIGETPIVRLNRLPKEGSKVYVKPERGNPGGSIKDRAVLSMIEDAVARGILKEGGTIVEPTSGNTGIAIAMISAVRGYRAIIVMPDTMSVERRQAIHAYGAEIVLTPGSEGMGGAVRKAEEIAKETGGWICGQFDNPMNAVAHRVGTGKEILRDLPDVDYVFAGFGTAGTACGLAMAFRDAGSKAKVIGVEPYESPLVTEGKAGPHKIQGIGANFVPSIFDRSLLADVVAVKGDDAIATTVEMARKEGIFCGISSGAAVYAALRKAEEGPDKVILAILPDGGDKYMSTGIFD, encoded by the coding sequence ATGCCCATATACGACAGCATCATCGAAACGATCGGAGAGACGCCCATAGTCCGTCTGAACCGCCTTCCCAAGGAGGGTTCGAAGGTCTATGTCAAACCGGAGCGCGGGAATCCCGGTGGATCCATCAAGGACCGTGCGGTGCTCTCGATGATAGAGGATGCCGTGGCGAGGGGCATACTGAAGGAGGGCGGAACTATAGTGGAGCCCACTTCGGGCAACACCGGTATCGCGATAGCGATGATCTCCGCCGTCCGCGGTTACAGGGCCATAATCGTCATGCCTGACACAATGTCCGTTGAGAGGAGGCAGGCCATACATGCTTATGGGGCCGAGATAGTACTGACCCCGGGCAGCGAGGGCATGGGAGGGGCCGTGAGGAAGGCGGAGGAGATCGCCAAGGAGACCGGCGGATGGATATGCGGGCAGTTCGACAACCCGATGAACGCGGTCGCACACCGTGTCGGGACCGGCAAGGAGATACTCCGCGACCTCCCGGATGTCGATTACGTGTTCGCTGGATTCGGGACCGCAGGGACCGCTTGCGGTCTGGCGATGGCTTTCAGGGATGCCGGGTCCAAGGCAAAGGTCATAGGGGTGGAGCCCTACGAGAGCCCTCTGGTGACGGAAGGGAAGGCCGGCCCCCACAAGATCCAGGGGATCGGTGCGAACTTCGTTCCTAGCATATTCGACAGGTCCCTGCTGGCCGATGTAGTGGCTGTGAAGGGCGACGATGCGATAGCCACGACCGTGGAGATGGCCAGGAAGGAGGGGATATTCTGCGGCATATCATCGGGTGCGGCGGTGTACGCAGCCCTCAGAAAAGCGGAAGAGGGGCCTGACAAGGTCATACTCGCAATCCTGCCTGATGGCGGGGACAAGTACATGAGCACGGGCATCTTCGACTGA
- a CDS encoding MFS transporter, protein MVILGRAIIGVGASSLAMVSISILTDVVPPERRGTAIGYQTMFVYMGLSFGPALGGALNDLVGWRLLFLITVPMAVASTIIILTGFHKEIAVDKDGSFDLRNSVLYGAAMLLSMGGVMNLPAVWAAVCVVIGILLLALFVRSQINNSRCLLNMGLFKNWTFSGSCLAAFMNYASSFSISFFLALYLQSIGGLTATEAGLLMIVQPVVQCIFTPFFGKLTDRISNKIILPTVGMILTSICILTYVFYTLDTPKYVVAMSMVIGGFGFAMFSAPNSTLIMSSVPKEHSSEASAVLSVMRQTGMMVSMGIAMTYITVIMGSTDNLGPETYGLFLQVLELSMITCFIMCIIGTIASISRGKPKQF, encoded by the coding sequence GTGGTCATCCTGGGAAGGGCGATCATAGGCGTAGGCGCCTCATCGCTGGCTATGGTCAGCATATCCATACTCACGGATGTGGTCCCGCCGGAGAGGAGAGGGACCGCCATCGGATATCAGACAATGTTCGTCTACATGGGACTATCCTTCGGACCCGCCCTCGGCGGAGCCCTGAACGACCTGGTCGGATGGAGGCTGCTGTTCCTGATCACCGTCCCGATGGCCGTAGCATCGACGATCATCATTCTGACCGGATTCCACAAAGAGATCGCGGTCGACAAGGACGGGTCGTTCGACCTCAGGAACTCGGTGCTGTACGGAGCGGCGATGCTGCTCTCCATGGGCGGTGTGATGAACCTCCCGGCGGTTTGGGCGGCAGTCTGCGTCGTTATCGGAATACTCCTGCTGGCACTGTTCGTGAGATCACAGATCAACAACAGCAGATGCCTCCTGAACATGGGACTGTTCAAGAACTGGACCTTCAGCGGGTCCTGCCTCGCCGCATTCATGAACTACGCCTCGTCGTTCTCGATATCCTTCTTCCTCGCGCTGTACCTGCAGAGCATCGGCGGGCTCACCGCCACTGAAGCAGGTCTGCTAATGATAGTCCAGCCCGTGGTCCAGTGCATATTCACCCCGTTCTTCGGCAAACTTACCGACAGGATTTCGAACAAGATCATACTCCCCACAGTGGGAATGATCCTCACGTCCATCTGCATCCTGACCTATGTGTTCTACACCCTGGACACACCGAAATACGTCGTGGCCATGTCGATGGTAATCGGAGGTTTCGGATTCGCGATGTTCTCGGCTCCGAACAGCACCCTGATCATGTCCTCCGTCCCCAAGGAGCACTCCAGCGAGGCCTCCGCAGTACTGTCCGTCATGAGACAGACCGGGATGATGGTCAGCATGGGCATCGCCATGACATACATCACCGTGATCATGGGTTCCACCGACAATCTCGGTCCCGAGACCTACGGCCTGTTCCTTCAGGTCTTGGAGCTCTCCATGATCACCTGCTTCATCATGTGCATCATCGGGACGATAGCCTCGATTTCCAGAGGCAAACCTAAACAATTTTAA
- a CDS encoding cation diffusion facilitator family transporter: MDEAAKTNFDFQKIVAAVGFILMALKFLAVYLTGSMAILTDALESIVNVVAAFIGLYALYLSAQPADKSHPFGHGKVENISALIEGSMILIAGLIIISESIRSLLNPGEIRQLDIGLVIVAAAALVNYVVGRAAISKGKKTRSPALVASGRHLCSDTYSSVGILLGLFVVYIAIGMGYDAAWLDSSIAIIFGVIIGYTGIKVVKRSMDDAMDRTDEELLEDITAIINEYRHNDWIDIYRLRIIKYGHNLFVDMHLVLPKELSIEDTYDEECELGEALRSRYGDAVELSITPSPCSEMFCRFCDRTCPRRAEDFEKYLKWTSESLISKYRHNPPRMVLIDDSIKQDD, encoded by the coding sequence ATGGATGAGGCGGCGAAAACCAACTTCGATTTTCAGAAGATAGTCGCTGCCGTAGGATTCATCCTGATGGCCCTGAAATTCCTCGCCGTCTACCTCACCGGCTCCATGGCCATCCTGACGGATGCTCTGGAATCCATCGTCAACGTTGTGGCCGCCTTCATAGGCCTGTACGCTCTGTATCTGTCAGCACAACCTGCGGACAAATCGCATCCGTTCGGGCACGGGAAGGTAGAGAACATCTCCGCCCTGATCGAAGGGAGCATGATCCTCATCGCTGGATTGATCATCATCAGCGAATCGATAAGGTCGCTCCTGAACCCCGGCGAGATCAGGCAGCTCGATATCGGACTGGTCATCGTCGCCGCGGCGGCGTTGGTGAATTACGTCGTGGGAAGGGCCGCCATCAGCAAGGGGAAGAAGACCCGCTCGCCCGCACTGGTCGCGAGCGGAAGGCACCTGTGCTCGGACACGTATTCCTCCGTGGGCATCCTCCTGGGACTGTTCGTCGTGTACATCGCCATAGGCATGGGCTACGACGCGGCGTGGCTGGACTCTTCCATCGCCATAATCTTCGGTGTCATCATCGGTTACACAGGCATCAAGGTCGTCAAGCGGAGCATGGACGATGCCATGGACAGGACGGACGAGGAACTGCTGGAGGACATCACCGCCATCATCAACGAGTACAGGCACAACGACTGGATCGACATCTACAGGCTCAGGATCATAAAGTACGGCCACAACCTGTTCGTGGACATGCATCTGGTCCTCCCCAAGGAGCTGTCCATCGAGGATACGTACGACGAGGAGTGCGAGCTCGGGGAGGCGCTGAGGTCCAGATACGGGGATGCCGTGGAGCTGTCCATCACCCCCAGCCCCTGCAGCGAGATGTTCTGCCGGTTCTGCGACAGGACCTGTCCCCGCAGGGCCGAGGATTTCGAGAAGTATCTCAAATGGACCTCCGAATCGCTCATCTCGAAGTACCGCCACAACCCTCCCCGGATGGTCCTCATCGACGATTCTATAAAGCAGGATGACTGA
- a CDS encoding PHP domain-containing protein — MGKADTHLHTQYSGFSKLGVMKFPESVLSPAMQVDKGRKNGMDVIAITDHDETAAAFIAQEYAKKFDDIEVIAGEEVTTHDGEVIGLFLTERIPEDLPIEETVDIIREQGGLVIAPHPFSYHVFGLKEQILTLDIDGFETINGGHPDKYSNKFAKMVMDRYPKRWAEISGSDAHSVYTSGYNWTEFEGTTAEDLRKSILNRTTKAAGVPAPVLGQVQWSIEVALGGAKLMRKALFGKLEQVPNDHLIEKILSVNDLKKVTGIFAAYAYATPWMSGLATALSTAWLARGARRMEKEIPQRLAEIDRIIKEYDAGKS, encoded by the coding sequence ATGGGAAAAGCCGATACACATCTGCATACGCAATACTCGGGATTCTCCAAGCTCGGAGTGATGAAGTTCCCGGAATCCGTGCTCTCGCCGGCCATGCAGGTCGACAAGGGAAGGAAGAACGGGATGGACGTCATCGCCATAACAGACCACGACGAGACCGCGGCCGCCTTCATCGCCCAGGAGTACGCCAAGAAGTTCGACGACATCGAGGTCATCGCAGGGGAGGAGGTCACCACCCACGACGGGGAGGTCATAGGACTGTTCCTGACCGAGAGGATCCCCGAGGACCTTCCGATCGAGGAGACCGTCGACATCATCCGCGAACAGGGCGGTCTTGTGATAGCGCCCCACCCGTTCAGCTACCATGTGTTCGGACTCAAGGAGCAGATCCTGACGCTGGACATCGACGGTTTCGAGACCATCAACGGCGGGCATCCGGACAAGTATTCCAACAAGTTCGCGAAGATGGTCATGGACAGATATCCCAAGAGATGGGCGGAGATCTCAGGATCCGATGCACATTCGGTATACACCTCCGGCTACAACTGGACGGAGTTCGAGGGCACCACCGCGGAGGACCTCAGGAAATCGATCCTCAACAGGACGACCAAGGCGGCTGGCGTTCCAGCACCGGTCCTCGGACAGGTGCAGTGGAGCATCGAGGTCGCATTGGGCGGAGCGAAGCTCATGAGGAAGGCCCTGTTCGGGAAGCTCGAGCAGGTCCCCAACGACCATCTCATAGAGAAGATCCTCAGCGTCAACGACCTGAAGAAGGTCACTGGTATATTCGCCGCATACGCCTACGCCACACCGTGGATGAGCGGTCTCGCCACCGCGCTGAGCACAGCCTGGCTCGCCCGCGGGGCGAGGAGGATGGAGAAGGAGATTCCTCAGCGTCTTGCTGAGATCGACAGGATCATCAAGGAATATGACGCAGGAAAGTCCTGA